Proteins from a genomic interval of Mycolicibacterium grossiae:
- a CDS encoding ATP-binding protein has product MVITSNAVRTRWQQRGPADARTATALRLMVDDWIADTLEVSGERRADILVTVCEALANCADHAYRGRETPGPMVLDVSLDVPTAMVVICVTDHGTWIEPVPGSPRGQRGRGIALMHAMADDVKIDGTADGTTVCLHFKHCRLKPEFAA; this is encoded by the coding sequence ATGGTGATCACGTCCAATGCGGTGCGCACGCGCTGGCAACAGCGCGGTCCTGCCGACGCACGCACCGCCACGGCACTGCGCCTGATGGTCGACGATTGGATCGCCGACACCTTGGAGGTCAGCGGTGAACGCCGGGCCGACATCCTCGTCACGGTGTGCGAGGCGCTGGCCAACTGCGCCGATCACGCGTACCGCGGCCGCGAGACGCCGGGCCCGATGGTCCTCGACGTCAGCCTCGACGTGCCCACCGCCATGGTCGTCATCTGCGTGACCGACCACGGGACGTGGATCGAACCGGTGCCCGGATCCCCGCGTGGTCAACGCGGCCGCGGCATCGCCTTGATGCATGCGATGGCCGACGACGTGAAGATCGACGGTACCGCTGACGGCACCACCGTCTGCCTGCACTTCAAGCACTGCCGGCTCAAGCCGGAATTCGCTGCCTAG
- the hadA gene encoding (3R)-hydroxyacyl-ACP dehydratase subunit HadA: protein MALSPDIVGLTYLYPDHFEVGREKIREYAAAVQNDDAAYTDEDAARALGHDALLAPLTFISIFGLQAQMAFFEHANIPITEEKIVQVEQGLVFLRPIKAGDKLYCHIRLDSLRRQFGADVLTIRSRITNQNGEVVQEDYTTMAGRTETED from the coding sequence GTGGCGCTCTCCCCGGACATCGTCGGCCTGACGTACCTGTATCCCGATCACTTCGAGGTCGGGCGCGAGAAGATCCGCGAGTACGCCGCGGCCGTCCAGAACGACGACGCCGCCTACACCGACGAGGACGCCGCCCGCGCACTCGGCCACGACGCGCTGCTGGCGCCGCTCACGTTCATCTCCATCTTCGGGCTGCAGGCACAGATGGCGTTCTTCGAGCACGCCAACATCCCGATCACCGAGGAGAAGATCGTCCAGGTCGAGCAGGGTTTGGTGTTCCTGCGACCGATCAAGGCCGGCGACAAGCTGTACTGCCACATCCGGCTGGACTCGCTGCGCCGGCAGTTCGGCGCCGACGTCCTGACGATCCGCAGCCGCATCACGAATCAGAACGGCGAGGTCGTGCAGGAGGACTACACGACGATGGCGGGTCGCACCGAGACCGAGGACTAA
- a CDS encoding fused (3R)-hydroxyacyl-ACP dehydratase subunits HadA/HadB: MTAEADASPLEARVGHWYQMDGTYLVGREKLREYARAVQDYHPAHWDVGAARELGYPDLVAPLTFTSAPGMQCNRRMFEEIVVGYDTYMQTEEVFEQHRPIVAGDELVIDVELTSVRRIAGRDLITVTNTFTDAAGERVHTLHTTVVGVTAEDIGADVKAAVQNAMMHDMNILDIGHADAAYAKEVRPEAAVTIADPGARSPGTPSFDDVRVGDELPVRHARLSRGDLVNYSGVAGDANPIHWDEDLAKLAGLPDVIAHGMLTMGLGAGFASAWSGDPGAATRFAVRLSAPAIVPAKEGADIEFSGRVKSLDPETRTGVLLVSAKSGARKIFGLATLNVRFR; encoded by the coding sequence ATGACCGCAGAAGCAGACGCGTCGCCGCTGGAAGCGCGGGTCGGCCACTGGTACCAGATGGACGGCACGTACCTCGTCGGGCGCGAGAAGCTCCGCGAGTACGCCCGCGCCGTGCAGGACTACCACCCGGCGCACTGGGACGTCGGCGCCGCCCGCGAGCTGGGCTACCCGGACCTGGTGGCTCCCCTGACGTTCACGTCGGCTCCGGGCATGCAGTGCAACCGCCGCATGTTCGAGGAGATCGTGGTCGGCTACGACACCTACATGCAGACCGAGGAGGTCTTCGAACAGCACCGCCCGATCGTCGCCGGCGACGAACTCGTCATCGACGTCGAACTCACCTCGGTGCGCCGCATCGCCGGCCGCGACCTCATCACCGTCACCAACACGTTCACCGACGCGGCCGGTGAACGCGTGCACACGCTGCACACCACCGTGGTCGGCGTGACCGCCGAGGACATCGGCGCCGACGTCAAGGCGGCCGTGCAGAACGCGATGATGCACGACATGAACATCCTCGACATCGGGCACGCGGACGCCGCCTACGCCAAGGAGGTGCGCCCGGAGGCGGCGGTGACGATCGCCGATCCCGGTGCCCGCTCCCCGGGCACGCCGTCGTTCGACGACGTCCGGGTGGGCGACGAGTTGCCGGTGCGGCACGCCCGGCTGTCCCGCGGCGACCTCGTCAATTACTCCGGTGTCGCCGGTGACGCCAACCCCATCCACTGGGACGAGGACCTCGCCAAGCTGGCCGGTCTGCCCGACGTCATCGCGCACGGCATGCTCACGATGGGCCTGGGCGCCGGTTTCGCCTCAGCGTGGTCCGGCGATCCCGGTGCGGCCACGCGCTTCGCCGTGCGGCTGTCCGCGCCGGCCATCGTGCCGGCCAAGGAGGGTGCCGACATCGAGTTCAGCGGCCGGGTCAAGTCCCTCGACCCCGAGACTCGGACCGGCGTCCTGTTGGTATCCGCGAAGTCCGGTGCCCGCAAGATCTTCGGCCTGGCGACGCTGAACGTGCGCTTCCGCTGA
- a CDS encoding pyridoxamine 5'-phosphate oxidase family protein translates to MRHFSETERQSFLRDVRVGVLSVAATGGRPPASVPIWYEYTADGLILVNTGAGSRKARLIEDAGVVTLVAQREEPPYQYVVVEGTVVDTANPAPREVRESIAIRYLGEEGGRAFVAGMGDAPSVLFTIRPDRWITADFSDDDL, encoded by the coding sequence ATGAGGCACTTCTCGGAGACCGAGCGGCAATCCTTCCTTCGAGACGTGCGCGTCGGCGTGCTGTCCGTGGCCGCCACCGGCGGGCGTCCGCCGGCGAGCGTGCCGATCTGGTACGAGTACACCGCCGATGGACTCATCCTCGTCAACACCGGCGCGGGTTCCCGCAAGGCCCGACTCATCGAGGACGCGGGCGTGGTGACGCTGGTCGCGCAGCGCGAGGAGCCGCCCTACCAGTACGTCGTCGTCGAGGGAACGGTGGTGGACACCGCCAACCCGGCGCCGCGGGAGGTGCGCGAGTCCATCGCGATCCGGTACCTCGGCGAGGAGGGCGGCCGCGCGTTCGTCGCCGGCATGGGCGACGCTCCCAGCGTGCTGTTCACGATCCGACCGGACCGGTGGATCACCGCGGACTTCTCCGACGACGACCTCTGA
- the phoU gene encoding phosphate signaling complex protein PhoU: MRSDYHDRLDALTTGLADMCGLAATAIERATDGLLHADLSIAERVISDHDDLVERKAALEEAAFILLALQAPVAGELRAIVSTLRNVSDAERMGGLALHVAKIARLRHPSQVLADDVSAVIAEMGTVAVDLAHAARDVVLSADPERAARLRHDDDAMNDLHRHLFTLLMDRQWPHGVAAAVDVTLLGRFYERFADHAVEIGRRVVFQATGETPDSAD; the protein is encoded by the coding sequence GTGCGCTCCGACTACCACGATCGACTCGACGCCCTCACGACCGGACTGGCCGACATGTGCGGGCTCGCGGCGACGGCCATCGAGCGCGCGACCGACGGCCTGCTGCACGCCGATCTGAGCATCGCCGAGCGCGTCATCTCCGATCACGACGACCTCGTCGAGCGCAAGGCGGCTCTCGAGGAGGCCGCCTTCATCCTGCTGGCGCTGCAGGCACCGGTGGCCGGCGAATTGCGCGCCATCGTCAGCACGCTGCGCAACGTGTCCGACGCCGAACGCATGGGCGGCCTGGCACTGCACGTCGCGAAGATCGCGCGGTTGCGCCACCCGTCGCAGGTGCTCGCCGACGACGTCAGCGCCGTCATCGCCGAGATGGGCACCGTGGCCGTCGACCTCGCCCACGCTGCGCGGGACGTGGTCCTCTCCGCCGACCCGGAACGGGCCGCTCGCCTCCGGCACGACGACGACGCGATGAACGATCTGCACCGCCATCTGTTCACGCTGCTGATGGATCGCCAATGGCCGCACGGCGTCGCGGCAGCGGTCGACGTGACACTGCTCGGTCGGTTCTACGAACGCTTCGCCGACCATGCGGTCGAGATCGGGCGGCGCGTGGTGTTCCAGGCGACGGGCGAGACTCCGGACAGCGCGGACTGA
- a CDS encoding TetR/AcrR family transcriptional regulator, with protein MANTTGDDIAAAAGLSTRTVWRYFRSKEACVEPVLAQSAHRFIALARRWPDELSLADHMASYTAAHPLSEQEIADEVSALRIATLSVTEPALRTSYLMVHDEMEREFVPVVAARLRLPADDLTARLCAAAVTAAFRIIDEDVGRRAILDKEKVTQDEALAMVDRAIRDATNGRLGGPVTA; from the coding sequence GTGGCCAACACCACCGGCGACGACATCGCCGCGGCCGCGGGCCTGTCCACCAGGACCGTGTGGCGCTACTTCCGCTCCAAGGAGGCGTGCGTCGAACCGGTGCTCGCACAGTCGGCGCACCGCTTCATCGCGCTCGCGCGCCGCTGGCCCGACGAACTGTCGCTCGCCGACCACATGGCGTCCTACACCGCCGCGCATCCCCTGTCCGAGCAGGAGATCGCCGACGAGGTCAGCGCGTTGCGGATCGCCACCCTGTCGGTGACCGAGCCCGCGTTGCGGACGTCCTACCTCATGGTGCACGACGAGATGGAACGCGAGTTCGTCCCGGTCGTCGCCGCCCGCCTCCGCCTGCCTGCCGACGACCTGACCGCCCGGCTCTGCGCCGCAGCGGTCACCGCGGCCTTCCGCATCATCGACGAGGACGTCGGTCGCCGGGCGATCCTCGACAAGGAGAAGGTGACCCAGGACGAGGCACTCGCCATGGTCGACCGCGCCATTCGCGATGCCACCAACGGCCGCCTCGGCGGACCGGTCACGGCGTGA
- a CDS encoding nitrogen regulation protein NR(II), which translates to MMSGPEVDDRDESGAARPAPAAALRAMSAASLIGRFPVPVAIVADGGVIVDANAALSALLGRAVAGEPLAAVVAEAADASDPMAWLDGAVRRLVTLVHSGGTPVPATLTASVHHAEDASLAVVVFDDATDRVWMGELTG; encoded by the coding sequence ATGATGAGCGGTCCCGAGGTCGACGATCGCGACGAATCCGGCGCCGCACGGCCCGCGCCGGCCGCGGCACTTCGGGCGATGTCCGCAGCGTCGCTGATCGGCCGCTTCCCCGTGCCCGTGGCGATCGTGGCCGATGGTGGGGTGATCGTCGACGCCAACGCGGCGCTGTCGGCGCTGCTGGGACGGGCGGTCGCCGGCGAGCCGTTGGCCGCCGTGGTCGCCGAGGCCGCCGACGCCTCGGATCCGATGGCGTGGCTCGACGGAGCGGTCCGCCGCCTGGTCACCCTGGTCCACTCCGGTGGCACGCCGGTACCGGCGACGTTGACCGCGTCCGTGCACCACGCCGAGGACGCCTCGCTGGCCGTTGTCGTCTTCGACGACGCCACCGACCGCGTCTGGATGGGCGAACTCACGGGCTGA
- a CDS encoding haloacid dehalogenase type II, whose amino-acid sequence MTDVSGLRPEVIAFDVIETLASLEVVGARLEQLGQPADLLHRWFIRLLRDGMALTAAGDFQPFAAVAASALRAETVDVLSDDDVQHAVTGFTQLTPQPDAVDAVRAAREAGFRVITVSNGAASSTRGFLDRAGIAGDVEDVVSIEDARAWKPSPEPYRLAAQRADVPIERMALVAVHSWDVYGARRVGCTTGWCPRLEGVPSPVFGEATVTAASLTGVVAGLAALPEG is encoded by the coding sequence GTGACCGACGTATCCGGCCTGCGGCCCGAGGTGATCGCCTTCGACGTCATCGAGACACTCGCATCGCTGGAGGTCGTCGGTGCACGACTCGAGCAGCTCGGGCAACCCGCCGATCTGCTGCACCGCTGGTTCATCCGGCTGCTGCGCGACGGCATGGCTCTCACCGCGGCCGGCGACTTCCAGCCCTTCGCCGCCGTCGCCGCGTCGGCGCTGCGGGCCGAGACCGTCGACGTGCTGTCCGACGACGACGTCCAGCACGCGGTCACCGGTTTCACGCAGCTCACGCCGCAACCCGACGCCGTGGACGCCGTCCGCGCTGCGCGGGAGGCAGGGTTCCGCGTCATCACGGTGTCCAACGGCGCGGCATCGTCGACGCGCGGCTTCCTCGACCGTGCGGGCATCGCCGGCGACGTCGAGGACGTCGTCTCGATCGAGGACGCCCGCGCCTGGAAGCCGTCGCCGGAGCCCTACCGGCTGGCCGCCCAGCGGGCCGACGTGCCGATCGAGCGCATGGCGCTGGTCGCCGTGCACTCCTGGGACGTCTACGGCGCCCGCCGCGTCGGCTGCACCACCGGATGGTGTCCCCGGCTCGAAGGCGTGCCCTCACCGGTCTTCGGCGAGGCGACGGTGACCGCGGCCTCCCTCACCGGCGTCGTCGCCGGACTCGCCGCGCTGCCCGAGGGCTGA
- a CDS encoding formate/nitrite transporter family protein produces the protein MSPATQRDLGDSDSPIEDALEETFNRMIDEGAQRLHRAWREVLVTGFFGGTEVAVGVLAFLAVLQATGNHLLAGLAFAIGFLALLLGRSELFTEGFLVPVTTVVAKRASIRQLLKLWGGTLAANLIGGWLIMYLVVRAFPRLHDQMIESAGHFATAPLSGETAALAVLGGMVITLMTRMQHGTDSVPGKIAAAVAGAFLLAGLQMFHSILDSLLIFGALSTGRAPFGYGDWAVWFGYTVTLNVVGGLVLVTLLRLVRTKDRLKQERAEAEQE, from the coding sequence GTGAGCCCAGCGACGCAGCGCGACCTGGGCGACTCGGACAGTCCCATCGAGGACGCGCTCGAGGAGACCTTCAACCGGATGATCGACGAGGGCGCCCAGCGCCTGCACCGCGCCTGGCGCGAAGTCCTCGTCACGGGTTTCTTCGGTGGTACCGAAGTCGCCGTCGGCGTCCTGGCCTTCCTCGCGGTGCTGCAGGCGACGGGCAACCACCTGCTCGCGGGACTCGCCTTCGCCATCGGCTTCCTCGCCCTGCTGCTCGGCCGCAGCGAGTTGTTCACCGAGGGCTTCCTGGTACCCGTCACCACCGTCGTGGCCAAGCGGGCGAGCATCCGGCAACTCCTCAAGCTGTGGGGCGGCACGCTGGCCGCCAACCTGATCGGCGGCTGGCTGATCATGTACCTCGTCGTGCGTGCCTTTCCCCGGCTGCACGACCAGATGATCGAATCCGCCGGTCACTTCGCGACCGCTCCGCTCTCGGGTGAGACCGCCGCGTTGGCGGTGCTGGGCGGGATGGTCATCACCCTGATGACCCGCATGCAGCACGGCACCGACTCGGTGCCCGGCAAGATCGCCGCTGCGGTGGCGGGCGCGTTCCTGCTGGCGGGCCTGCAGATGTTCCACTCCATCCTGGATTCGCTGCTGATCTTCGGCGCGCTGTCGACGGGCCGGGCCCCGTTCGGCTACGGCGACTGGGCGGTGTGGTTCGGGTACACGGTGACGCTGAACGTGGTGGGCGGCCTCGTCCTGGTGACCTTGCTCCGCCTCGTCCGCACGAAGGACCGCTTGAAGCAGGAGCGCGCCGAGGCGGAGCAAGAGTGA
- a CDS encoding CsbD family protein produces MGIADKAQNKIDDLGGQAKEAAGSATGDKSTENEGKIDQAKANLKDAGEKIKDAFK; encoded by the coding sequence ATGGGTATTGCCGACAAGGCCCAGAACAAGATCGATGACCTCGGCGGTCAGGCCAAGGAAGCGGCCGGAAGCGCCACCGGTGACAAGAGCACCGAGAACGAGGGCAAGATCGACCAGGCGAAGGCCAACCTGAAGGACGCCGGCGAGAAGATCAAGGACGCCTTCAAGTAA